A single window of Longimicrobiales bacterium DNA harbors:
- a CDS encoding AAA family ATPase — protein MYTHIRLTNFKAFEKANAQLGPITLILGPNNAGKSSIIAAFRLLVQTIESPDFEVPLLLDGILGDFGTYKDIVYGNHRGRAFGIELDRVAQEEDGFYGKISGVASLGLEYKYRTKRREVVLKSTRLRLDGEPLITTQYSTDAERQLITRVGYRTVPPGLRGGLSELLRMYHFLPQTVGLYAARRSGEQLREFVTDNAQQILRMSTSVGGVLMNGLRGTEYLGAMRAAPSRTYLVTGERRRRVGSSGEHAASMLMLDSFRTGKRKRELSAKVGRWLKSAGIARAVQVEMISDRHYELRVSHFTTGETENIADVGFGNSQVIPVLVAGYSLSSGATLLVEEPEIHLHPRAQAELGQLFLELFQGGIQTVVETHSEHLVLRMQSFVASGHLRPEDLCVLYVHAIGDKKKVTRLRVDKRGHFIDEWPGGFFPERIEEAKRLARLRHRAQA, from the coding sequence GCAAACCATTGAGAGTCCTGACTTCGAAGTACCCCTGCTTCTCGACGGAATCCTCGGTGATTTCGGTACATACAAAGATATCGTATACGGAAATCATCGTGGCCGGGCGTTCGGCATCGAGCTCGACAGAGTCGCGCAGGAAGAGGATGGGTTTTACGGGAAGATCAGCGGCGTAGCGTCATTGGGACTGGAATACAAGTATCGGACAAAACGCCGTGAGGTGGTCCTTAAGAGTACTCGGCTTCGGCTGGACGGCGAGCCGCTGATCACAACGCAGTATTCCACTGATGCGGAACGCCAGCTGATCACCCGAGTTGGCTATCGCACCGTACCGCCCGGGCTCCGAGGGGGGCTATCGGAATTGTTACGCATGTACCATTTCCTGCCTCAAACAGTGGGTTTGTATGCCGCCCGACGATCTGGGGAGCAGCTGCGTGAGTTCGTCACGGACAATGCGCAACAGATCCTTCGTATGAGCACCTCGGTTGGCGGCGTACTAATGAATGGATTGAGAGGAACAGAGTACCTCGGCGCCATGCGTGCTGCTCCATCTAGAACGTACCTTGTTACGGGTGAGCGGCGTCGGCGCGTAGGTTCGTCTGGCGAACACGCTGCGTCGATGCTAATGCTTGACTCCTTTCGAACTGGCAAGAGGAAGCGCGAGCTGAGCGCCAAAGTAGGCAGGTGGCTCAAGTCTGCTGGTATCGCACGCGCGGTCCAAGTGGAGATGATATCAGATCGCCACTATGAGCTTCGCGTGTCTCATTTTACCACGGGAGAGACCGAAAACATTGCGGATGTGGGGTTTGGTAACAGCCAGGTCATCCCAGTACTTGTCGCTGGATACTCGCTTTCATCCGGCGCTACGCTTTTGGTCGAGGAACCCGAGATACACCTTCACCCGCGCGCGCAGGCTGAACTTGGTCAGCTTTTCCTCGAGCTGTTCCAGGGTGGAATTCAGACCGTTGTCGAAACGCATAGCGAGCACCTCGTCCTGCGAATGCAGTCGTTCGTCGCTTCGGGCCATCTCCGGCCAGAGGATCTATGCGTGCTCTACGTTCATGCGATAGGTGACAAGAAGAAGGTGACGCGTTTGCGTGTCGATAAGAGGGGCCATTTCATCGACGAGTGGCCAGGAGGGTTTTTCCCGGAGCGCATCGAGGAGGCCAAACGCTTGGCCAGACTCCGGCATAGGGCGCAAGCATGA